In Leptodesmis sichuanensis A121, the following are encoded in one genomic region:
- a CDS encoding DUF6765 family protein, whose protein sequence is MQIDFHHGVTYVVARLAGFDHDSANIVAYSAQYVDDAINTGLIRFDNGALFSRISSAHKMLDYRNFKELANHYVWVPFHFLPGNGGLPADQDPPGTFIEKLICRPNSYVAQDMVRECINQRHHPYGIYRLGVTMHVYADTWAHQGFAGISHRVNEATCLIDQQGQPDHKLGNRLKNFFIGEALPLGHGTVLSNPDKPFLRWGYTNGRGEKIVRDNPSDFLAAADCMCQAMQRYRLGNPEAMVPGLQEFDKRRIAELFETIRDEKGEVRHQRWLAAIADGIFSFGPATVTYTSKGKGSWKYEALKTESEVDRDHEVFPYSPAFLTSHWKLVHDALQAHRFHIVHELLPKYRICIA, encoded by the coding sequence ATGCAGATCGACTTCCATCATGGTGTTACCTACGTTGTGGCTCGTTTGGCGGGCTTTGACCATGACTCTGCCAATATCGTCGCCTACAGTGCCCAATACGTAGATGATGCCATCAACACCGGGTTGATCCGATTTGATAATGGAGCCTTGTTTAGCCGCATCAGTTCTGCCCACAAAATGCTGGATTACCGCAATTTTAAGGAACTGGCCAATCATTACGTCTGGGTTCCGTTCCACTTTCTGCCCGGAAATGGAGGACTGCCTGCTGATCAGGATCCACCTGGAACGTTCATTGAAAAGCTGATTTGTCGCCCCAATAGCTATGTTGCTCAGGATATGGTGCGGGAATGCATTAACCAGCGGCATCATCCCTACGGAATCTATCGGCTGGGTGTCACGATGCATGTGTATGCAGACACCTGGGCACATCAAGGGTTTGCCGGAATTAGTCATCGAGTGAATGAAGCGACCTGTCTGATTGATCAACAGGGGCAGCCCGATCATAAATTGGGAAATCGGCTGAAGAACTTTTTTATTGGGGAAGCACTGCCTCTGGGACATGGCACAGTGCTGAGCAATCCGGATAAGCCCTTTTTGCGCTGGGGTTATACCAACGGTCGAGGTGAAAAAATTGTCCGGGATAATCCCAGTGACTTTTTAGCGGCGGCGGATTGTATGTGTCAGGCGATGCAACGGTACCGCCTGGGAAACCCGGAAGCAATGGTACCAGGGTTGCAGGAATTCGATAAACGTCGAATTGCGGAGTTATTTGAAACCATTCGGGATGAGAAGGGAGAAGTCCGCCACCAGCGATGGTTAGCCGCGATCGCGGACGGTATTTTCAGTTTTGGCCCTGCTACGGTGACGTATACCTCTAAAGGGAAAGGCTCCTGGAAATACGAAGCCCTGAAAACTGAATCCGAAGTCGATCGCGATCATGAAGTTTTTCCTTACTCTCCAGCGTTCCTGACCAGTCATTGGAAGCTCGTCCACGATGCCCTGCAAGCTCATCGCTTTCACATCGTGCATGAATTGCTTCCCAAATACAGAATTTGCATTGCTTGA
- the carA gene encoding glutamine-hydrolyzing carbamoyl-phosphate synthase small subunit: protein MSLASAQPALLVLADGTAYPGWSFGASGTTIGEVVFNTGMTGYQEVLTDPSYCGQIVTFTYPELGNTGVNPDDEESLRPQVRGAIARNICSRPSNWRSTQSLPDYLKQHNVLGIYGIDTRALTRRIRSVGAMNGAISTEILDPHELLQRVQEAPSMAGLNLVREVTTPTVYEWSETTDPVWEFSSPAELDGDPLVVVALDFGVKRNILRRLASYGCRVIVVPSTTSPEEILSYNPDGIFLSNGPGDPAAVQEGIQTAKALLSSQKPMFGICMGHQILGLSLGAETFKLKFGHRGLNQPCGLHQQVEITSQNHGFAISADSLPNADVEITHLNLNDRTVAGLRHKKLPVFSVQYHPEASPGPHDADYLFERFVQAMRENRQAKVG from the coding sequence ATGTCCCTTGCTTCTGCACAGCCTGCATTATTAGTTCTAGCCGATGGAACCGCCTATCCGGGATGGTCTTTTGGTGCATCAGGTACGACAATTGGCGAAGTAGTATTCAATACAGGTATGACAGGCTATCAGGAAGTCTTAACCGATCCCAGCTACTGTGGCCAGATTGTTACCTTTACCTATCCTGAATTGGGCAACACGGGGGTTAATCCCGATGATGAAGAATCCCTGCGGCCACAGGTACGGGGTGCGATCGCCCGCAACATTTGTAGCCGACCCAGCAACTGGCGATCGACCCAATCCCTGCCCGATTATTTGAAGCAGCACAACGTCCTGGGAATTTACGGTATCGACACCCGTGCCCTGACTCGCAGAATTCGATCGGTGGGCGCAATGAATGGGGCCATTTCTACAGAAATTCTGGATCCACACGAGCTACTGCAACGGGTACAGGAGGCTCCCAGCATGGCCGGATTGAATCTGGTGCGAGAAGTGACGACCCCAACCGTCTATGAATGGTCTGAGACAACCGATCCCGTGTGGGAATTCAGTTCTCCGGCGGAGTTGGATGGTGATCCGCTCGTTGTGGTTGCCCTTGATTTTGGAGTCAAGCGCAATATTCTCCGCCGTCTGGCCAGCTACGGATGTCGGGTGATTGTCGTACCATCCACCACTTCTCCCGAAGAAATTCTCAGCTACAACCCGGATGGCATTTTTCTATCGAATGGCCCTGGTGATCCGGCTGCCGTTCAGGAAGGAATTCAAACCGCCAAGGCGTTATTGAGCAGCCAGAAGCCCATGTTCGGGATTTGCATGGGTCATCAGATCCTGGGCTTGTCTCTGGGGGCGGAAACCTTCAAATTGAAATTTGGCCATCGCGGATTAAATCAGCCCTGTGGTTTGCATCAGCAGGTAGAAATTACCAGCCAGAATCATGGGTTTGCGATCAGCGCTGATTCTCTGCCCAATGCGGATGTGGAAATTACCCACCTGAACTTAAACGATCGCACCGTTGCCGGATTGCGTCACAAAAAACTGCCCGTCTTTTCCGTGCAATACCATCCCGAAGCCAGTCCTGGCCCCCATGATGCCGACTACCTATTTGAGCGCTTTGTGCAAGCGATGAGAGAAAATCGTCAAGCCAAAGTGGGATAA